GAGAAGCTTAGCAGTGTTTACTACAGCTTGCTTATGTGTACGTTCCATGGAGTGGGAGGCGTGTACGCCTGGGCCGATCAGTGCGGCACGAATATTATTGCCGCCTCGAAGGGCAGCGGAAGCATCGGAGCCGTACATTGGATAGATATCAACGGCATAAGGAATAGCAAGTGCTTCTGCCAGCTCAATCAAACGGCCAGTCATAACATAATCATAAGGGCCTGAAGAATCTTTTGCACAGATGGACACATCGGTTTCTTTACAGCTAAGATCGTCGCCCATGGCGCCCATATCGACTGCGATCATTTCATTAATCTCGCCAGGAATCCAAGCTGTGCCATGTCCCACTTCCTCATAGTTGGAGATGAGGAAAGAAAGGTTGTGGAGCGGTTTCCAGCCTTCGCGCTTCATGCTTTCCAGCAGGCCAAGAAGGGCAGCAACGCTCGCTTTGTCATCCAGATGGCGGGATTTAATATACCCGCTAGGTGTAATCACCGCACGTGCATCGAAGGAAATGAAATCACCAACGGAGATGCCTAGCTTAAGTACATCTTCTTTGTTAGATACTAGCTCATCAATCCGTACTTCCATGTTCTCCTCTGAACGTTTGAAATCACGAGCATCTGGATATACGTGAACGGATGGATGGCTGGTTAAGATGGTTCCAGTATAGGTTCTGCCGCTGCGGGTATGGATCACACAGTATTCATTCTCGATGCTGTGCATAGTGAAGCCACCAACAGAGGTCAGTCGCAGTGTACCATCAGATTTAATAGAGCGAACCATGCCTCCAAGTGTATCCACGTGAGCGCTGATGCCGATAGTACGGGAAGGATCTAGGCCTGGGACGGTTAGAATTACGCCGCCTTTTTCATTCCAGCTTAGCGGTACATTTAATGCTGCCGCTTCTTCGGCAACAAGGTTCATTACTTGTGCTGTGAAGCCGCTGGGGCTCGGTGTATCCAGCAATTTTTTTAGGATTGAGAGTATGTAATCTTCGTTTGGTTGAATAGTAATCATTAGTTAAGTCCTCCTGTCAGGCCATCATTGTCTGTGTTAAAAGAATCTAAAGAAGTGTCGGCATCACGAAGTTTGGTTAGCTCAGCATTTAAGCTTTTAATTTGTTTTTGTAGTTTGTACTGGCGAAAAATACCGTAAGAACCCACGATGATTCCACCAATTAACGCGCAGCCCAGAATAACTAGGATCAGCGGTATATTAACTACATCAAAACCGAAATTGACTTGAACGGGATCCACGTTGATGACTGCAAATATGGCTGTTAGCAGCGCAAAGATTAGACCTGCAATTAAAGACCATTGAATTCTCATTGAATTCTTCCTCCTCAGGGGATATAACAGAATAAAATCCCTTGCCCAAATAGGGCAAGGGATTAATGCAATACTAAGCTCTCTGCCTTATTTGGTCAACTGTTCCATTTGAGCGATAACATCTTCGAAGACACTCATCGCTTCGCGAATCGGCTCAGGAGAAGACATATCAACACCAGCTTTAGACAGAATATTAATGGAGTAGTCACTGCCGCCACTCTTCAGGAAGCCGAGGTAACGATCCACCGCAGGTTTGCCTTCTTCAAGAATTTGTTTGGCAAAGCTAGTCGCTGCTGAGAAGCCGGTTGCGTATTTATAAACATAGAAGCTGTTATAGAAATGCGGAATCCGCGCCCATTCCATCTCGATATCCTGATCTACAACCATTTCTTTACCATAGTATTTAACATTCAGGTCATAGTAGATGCTCGAAAGATCTTGTGGAGTAAGCGATTCACCTTCTTCA
This genomic stretch from Paenibacillus sp. FSL H7-0737 harbors:
- a CDS encoding M42 family metallopeptidase translates to MTIQPNEDYILSILKKLLDTPSPSGFTAQVMNLVAEEAAALNVPLSWNEKGGVILTVPGLDPSRTIGISAHVDTLGGMVRSIKSDGTLRLTSVGGFTMHSIENEYCVIHTRSGRTYTGTILTSHPSVHVYPDARDFKRSEENMEVRIDELVSNKEDVLKLGISVGDFISFDARAVITPSGYIKSRHLDDKASVAALLGLLESMKREGWKPLHNLSFLISNYEEVGHGTAWIPGEINEMIAVDMGAMGDDLSCKETDVSICAKDSSGPYDYVMTGRLIELAEALAIPYAVDIYPMYGSDASAALRGGNNIRAALIGPGVHASHSMERTHKQAVVNTAKLLAAYVGTN
- a CDS encoding LapA family protein is translated as MRIQWSLIAGLIFALLTAIFAVINVDPVQVNFGFDVVNIPLILVILGCALIGGIIVGSYGIFRQYKLQKQIKSLNAELTKLRDADTSLDSFNTDNDGLTGGLN